In Candidatus Nitrosotenuis cloacae, the following proteins share a genomic window:
- a CDS encoding DNA methyltransferase yields MPESFFIVSKEYLELAVDEVVTLAKMYDRFSKIKTISNLVIIQSKTPWEKIAGRATFVKTAGQLIRKMSNVFFDEKNYSILFGAKSFMCKAINLSGRQVDIPEIERSLGSMVVTFCNATVSLDSPDVVIYLIFTDEENFFGFSRGFAEPERPKKAVKFHHELDWKLTRAMINLAKIRDGETLCDPFCGTGSTLLEARSMGINAVGIDFDKKMCQISQKNLKANNFDSPVFNQNWDYMLQLKYDGIVTDLPYGTASRVSEPPQKMMQSFISKIPKKKKFAIMCKKGMEDNIKVKLTKKYEIYRHKSLTRMILVK; encoded by the coding sequence ATGCCTGAAAGTTTTTTCATAGTGTCAAAAGAATACCTGGAGCTTGCAGTAGACGAGGTGGTCACGTTGGCAAAGATGTACGACCGGTTCTCAAAGATAAAGACGATCTCCAACCTGGTAATCATCCAGTCAAAGACGCCGTGGGAAAAGATCGCAGGCAGGGCGACATTCGTCAAGACGGCAGGCCAGCTGATAAGAAAGATGTCCAACGTGTTCTTTGACGAGAAGAACTATTCCATTTTGTTTGGCGCCAAGTCGTTTATGTGCAAGGCAATCAACCTGTCCGGAAGGCAGGTGGACATTCCGGAGATAGAAAGGTCGCTTGGGAGCATGGTGGTGACGTTCTGCAACGCGACCGTATCGCTTGACAGCCCGGACGTGGTCATCTACCTGATATTTACAGACGAGGAGAACTTTTTCGGCTTTTCAAGGGGCTTTGCGGAGCCGGAGAGGCCAAAGAAGGCAGTCAAGTTCCACCACGAACTGGATTGGAAGCTCACCAGGGCCATGATAAACTTGGCAAAGATAAGGGACGGCGAGACCTTGTGCGATCCGTTCTGCGGCACGGGCAGCACGCTGCTTGAGGCGCGTTCCATGGGAATCAACGCAGTCGGAATCGACTTTGACAAAAAGATGTGCCAGATATCGCAGAAGAACCTAAAGGCAAACAATTTCGACTCGCCCGTCTTTAACCAGAACTGGGACTATATGCTGCAGCTCAAGTACGATGGAATAGTGACTGATCTTCCGTACGGGACGGCATCGCGTGTGTCGGAGCCGCCGCAGAAGATGATGCAGAGCTTCATCTCAAAGATACCAAAGAAGAAAAAGTTCGCAATAATGTGCAAAAAGGGGATGGAGGACAACATC